One genomic window of archaeon BMS3Bbin15 includes the following:
- the albA_5 gene encoding antilisterial bacteriocin subtilosin biosynthesis protein AlbA: MNYLKYLPQIIMKKPVQLTFFITRRCNSACPYCFYLRSTKDSGKGGEAELREIKKIAEEFKNLVWLAFSGGEIFLREDIAEITKAFYDSSKPAVILLPTNGLMPEVIESRVREILDYCTESSVVVKLSLDAVGDKHDEIRGVKGNFSRLMDSYRRLAELKETHSNLDIGINTLYSGLNEDYVEEVIEFVKKLDKVSTHTLSLIRGELVREDLKQVDYNRFKMLSEKLERERKNVYSFRGAKLKTAQDVLQKRLIYKTAQEERRVIPCYAGRLNLVITENLDVYPCEILNRKMGNLRESDYSIQKVLSTGQAEKTLKYILKGECYCTHECYFITNILFNPKLYPSLAKEYLRLSGITGF; this comes from the coding sequence GTGAATTACCTGAAATACCTCCCCCAGATTATTATGAAGAAACCTGTACAGCTCACCTTTTTTATTACCAGACGCTGCAATTCTGCATGCCCCTACTGCTTCTATCTCAGGTCAACAAAGGATTCTGGAAAAGGCGGAGAGGCTGAACTCCGGGAGATTAAAAAGATAGCAGAAGAGTTTAAAAATCTTGTATGGCTGGCTTTCTCCGGAGGTGAGATTTTCCTCAGGGAGGATATTGCAGAGATAACAAAAGCTTTCTATGACAGTTCAAAGCCAGCCGTAATACTCCTTCCCACCAACGGGTTGATGCCAGAGGTTATCGAAAGCAGGGTAAGGGAAATCCTTGATTACTGCACTGAAAGTTCTGTTGTTGTAAAACTTTCCCTGGATGCTGTTGGGGATAAGCATGATGAAATAAGAGGGGTTAAAGGCAACTTTTCTCGCCTGATGGATAGCTACAGGAGGCTTGCAGAGCTAAAAGAAACCCACTCAAATCTTGATATTGGCATTAATACTCTCTACTCAGGACTGAATGAGGATTATGTTGAGGAAGTTATCGAGTTCGTTAAAAAACTGGATAAGGTGAGCACACACACACTTTCGTTAATAAGAGGGGAACTTGTCAGAGAGGACCTCAAGCAGGTTGATTATAATAGATTTAAGATGCTCTCCGAGAAGCTTGAGAGGGAGAGGAAAAATGTATACAGTTTCAGGGGAGCAAAGTTAAAGACAGCTCAGGATGTACTTCAGAAAAGGCTTATTTACAAAACCGCACAGGAAGAAAGAAGGGTTATTCCCTGCTATGCCGGCAGGCTGAATCTTGTTATTACAGAGAATCTTGATGTATATCCCTGTGAAATCCTCAATAGAAAGATGGGAAATTTAAGGGAGAGTGATTACAGTATTCAGAAGGTGCTCTCCACCGGGCAGGCAGAGAAAACACTGAAATATATTCTGAAAGGCGAATGTTACTGCACCCATGAATGTTATTTCATAACAAATATACTCTTTAATCCCAAGCTCTATCCTTCACTGGCAAAGGAATATCTCAGGCTTTCAGGCATCACAGGTTTCTGA
- the deaD gene encoding ATP-dependent RNA helicase DeaD, giving the protein MVQATLDGPYNNKGKERSFISHPLLKEGIIKREYQIKIAQEALKGNTLVVLPTGLGKTIIALLTAIEAVNNGKILFLAPTKPLVHQHLETFRKFTTINALEAFTGEVKKEKRAELWKSAEAIFSTPQTILKDLESCTYSLDSVSLIIFDEAHRSAGNYAYVEIARRYSGLILGLTASPGGDKEKIEEVLKNLKIEIVKARLPWDEDVKAYVKEIKVSWKRVALTSNQKKASEIISELLREKLNRLKKMGFLTYKSTSNISKKDIIELGNIIRKRFTMGKRGYLFGASSIQMAAMHAFNLLELAETQGTVPALAYIERLKRKEKKSKGEISFLKDKRVTTFQKTLSVTETSHPKLKVLLRIVEEQLSNKEDSLIIIFVQYRDTINTVLETLEKEEIKALRFVGQANRENEKGMSQKHQTEALETFRNRRVNVLVASSVAEEGLDIPKVDLVIFYEPVPSEIRAIQRRGRTGRSAMGKVIILIAEGTKDEAYYFAEIAREKKMNNFVRWLSRRTG; this is encoded by the coding sequence ATGGTACAGGCAACTCTCGATGGGCCCTATAACAATAAAGGAAAAGAGAGAAGTTTTATATCTCATCCTCTGCTCAAAGAAGGCATCATAAAAAGGGAATATCAGATTAAGATAGCTCAGGAAGCATTAAAAGGTAATACTCTTGTAGTCCTGCCAACCGGACTTGGAAAGACAATTATAGCCCTTCTTACCGCAATTGAAGCTGTCAATAATGGCAAAATTCTATTTCTTGCTCCCACAAAACCTCTTGTGCACCAGCATCTTGAAACTTTCAGAAAATTCACAACGATTAATGCCCTTGAAGCCTTCACAGGCGAGGTTAAAAAGGAAAAAAGAGCAGAACTATGGAAAAGTGCAGAGGCCATATTTTCAACACCACAGACTATACTCAAAGACCTTGAGTCCTGCACCTACTCTCTCGATAGTGTCTCCCTGATAATATTCGATGAAGCTCATCGCAGTGCTGGGAACTATGCCTATGTTGAAATAGCCAGAAGATACAGTGGTTTAATTCTTGGTCTTACTGCATCTCCAGGAGGAGATAAAGAAAAGATAGAAGAAGTACTAAAAAATCTGAAAATTGAGATAGTTAAAGCAAGACTCCCCTGGGATGAAGATGTAAAAGCTTATGTCAAGGAAATAAAGGTTAGCTGGAAGAGAGTTGCTCTAACCAGTAATCAGAAAAAAGCTTCTGAAATAATCTCTGAACTTCTGAGAGAGAAGCTTAACAGATTGAAAAAGATGGGCTTTCTTACCTATAAAAGTACGTCAAATATATCCAAAAAGGATATTATTGAACTGGGAAACATAATAAGAAAGAGATTTACCATGGGTAAGAGAGGTTATCTATTCGGTGCAAGTTCTATCCAGATGGCAGCAATGCATGCCTTCAATCTCCTTGAGCTTGCAGAAACCCAGGGTACAGTGCCTGCCCTTGCCTATATTGAAAGATTAAAAAGAAAGGAAAAAAAGTCAAAAGGTGAAATTTCATTTCTTAAGGATAAAAGAGTAACAACTTTTCAGAAAACTCTTAGCGTCACTGAAACTTCCCATCCAAAATTGAAAGTTCTTCTCAGGATAGTTGAAGAGCAGTTATCCAATAAAGAAGATTCTCTAATAATTATATTTGTCCAGTATAGAGACACAATAAATACTGTACTTGAAACACTCGAAAAAGAAGAAATAAAAGCTCTCCGTTTTGTCGGGCAGGCAAACAGGGAAAATGAGAAGGGTATGAGCCAGAAACACCAGACAGAAGCTCTTGAAACCTTCAGAAATAGAAGAGTAAATGTACTTGTGGCAAGCAGCGTGGCAGAGGAAGGGCTTGATATTCCAAAAGTCGACCTTGTTATATTTTATGAGCCTGTGCCCAGTGAAATAAGAGCTATTCAGAGGCGTGGAAGAACTGGAAGGAGTGCCATGGGTAAAGTGATAATACTCATTGCAGAAGGCACAAAAGATGAGGCATATTATTTTGCAGAGATTGCCAGAGAGAAGAAAATGAACAACTTTGTGAGATGGCTCAGCAGGCGCACAGGTTAA
- the pgaC gene encoding poly-beta-1,6-N-acetyl-D-glucosamine synthase — MSNEEIFISIVIPCRNSKDTLRQCLEAAFSSDYNHFEVIVVDDGSEDDSVKIAGAYPVKLIEMGEHRGVSETRNAGVDAAEGEVILFIDSDCLLDKKCLGKIDDFFRDNKRKALGGTYTPVPFDRTFFSIFQSLYVNYCESEKKPDYLATHCLAIRKKDFISTGGFVKNITMGHTTSVEDVEFSHRLGKYGIELVFDPELQVKHIFNFNLIKSLRNATKKSYYWTLYSLNKGDLFKDSGASSHELKISSSVLVLSAALVASGYGALSLPLYIFNIFISRGLISQFNRYMGGIFTLKAMLYFYFLYPIPVISGGLGALLKYSMLKLRGET; from the coding sequence GTGAGCAATGAAGAAATATTTATATCTATAGTCATTCCCTGCAGAAACAGCAAAGATACACTCAGGCAGTGCCTCGAGGCAGCCTTCTCTTCAGATTATAATCACTTTGAGGTCATTGTGGTTGATGACGGAAGCGAAGATGATTCAGTCAAAATAGCTGGAGCTTATCCTGTCAAACTTATTGAGATGGGTGAGCACAGGGGCGTTTCTGAAACAAGAAATGCCGGCGTAGATGCAGCTGAAGGCGAGGTTATACTGTTCATAGATAGCGATTGCCTCCTGGATAAAAAATGCCTCGGAAAAATAGATGATTTCTTCAGAGACAACAAAAGAAAAGCACTGGGTGGTACCTATACGCCAGTACCTTTTGACAGAACCTTTTTCAGCATTTTTCAGAGCCTGTATGTCAATTACTGTGAATCAGAAAAGAAGCCGGATTATCTTGCAACCCACTGTCTCGCAATCAGAAAAAAAGACTTTATCTCTACCGGTGGTTTTGTAAAGAATATCACAATGGGCCATACCACAAGCGTTGAAGATGTTGAATTCTCCCACAGACTGGGAAAATATGGAATCGAACTCGTATTTGACCCGGAACTTCAGGTAAAACATATATTCAATTTTAATCTTATTAAATCCCTCAGAAATGCCACAAAGAAAAGCTACTACTGGACACTCTATTCGCTGAATAAGGGAGACCTTTTCAAGGACTCTGGCGCCTCATCCCATGAGCTTAAAATTAGCTCTAGTGTTCTTGTGCTTTCAGCAGCTCTTGTTGCTTCCGGATACGGAGCTCTTTCCCTACCCCTATATATTTTTAATATATTCATATCAAGAGGGCTTATCTCACAATTTAACAGATATATGGGTGGAATATTTACATTAAAAGCCATGCTTTATTTCTATTTCCTTTATCCGATTCCTGTTATTTCAGGCGGTTTGGGAGCCCTGCTCAAATATTCCATGTTAAAGCTGAGAGGTGAGACATAG